GACGGGTCGGTTCCCGACTGCGAACGAGCGGTGTTCAGTTACGGCCACCGGAATCCGGAAGGACTCGCGTTCCACCCGGAAACGGGCGTCCTCTACAGCACCGAACACGGCCCGGACACGGACGACGAAGTGAATCGTATCGAGGCAGGGAACAACTACGGCTGGCCGGTCGTTACCGGCGAGAGCGACGACCCGCCATTCACCGACCCGCTCGCGTCGTACACTCCGACAATCGCCCCCGCGAGTGCCGCGTTCTACGACGGGGCGTTTTACTTCGGCGCACTGGCGGGCGAACACCTCCACCGAGTCACGTTCGATTCCGACGGCCGAACGGTCGAATCGGACGAGCGACTGTTCGACGGTGAGTTCGGCCGCATCCGAAGCGTCGTGGCTGGCCCAGACGGTCTTTACTTCACCACGAGCAACCGAGACGGTCGCGGGTCACCGGCGAGCGAGGACGACCGAATATTCCGGTGGACGCCTTAGGGCGGTTCCACACTGACGCTTCCGGCCGCACCACCTGCGACCGCGCCTTCGATTGCGACCAGCAGCGCCGCCAATGCGGGAAATAGGATTCCGAGTTGTCGGTCGTACACCGCGGCCAAATCGGTCGGAATTCCGCTCGTCGCTATGAGGTAGTTTAACCCCCAGAGCGCGCCGACCTCACTCCCCGGCGTCGCCATGGTGTAGCCGAGAACGAGCGCGAGTGCGATACCGCCGACGACTCCGGCGAACAGGCCGTGGCGAATACCATCGCGCCAGTTTCCACCGGCGACTCGTCCGGCGACGTAGCCGCCGACAAGTCCGACGGTGAGAAGCGCGAGTGCGGCGGCTATTCGGACGTCCGGTGGGAGCGGGAGGGTCGCACCCACCGCAACCGCGAGGAGTTCGACCAGCACGCCCGCACCGACGGCTTTGACGCGCATGGCGTACGGTTAGCCTTCGACGTGGGAAGGCGTTTCGACGCGGTTGCTTTTCTCGCCGATTCGGCCTCCGGGTGTTAAGTCACTGTCCGCCGTAGCGGATGTATGGCGCAGGAACTCACGAGAGGCGTCTGGTTGCTCGAACTCGGTTTTCCCGTCTTCGGTGCGAACGCCTTTCTCGTGGACGACGGCGAGGTGACGCTGGTCGATGCGGGCCTGCCGTGGTTCGGCGTGCGCCGTGAACTCCGTGACGCGGGCTACGAAGTCGCGGACATCGACCGCGTGCTGGTTACGCACTACGACATCGACCACATCGGCGGCCTTCGAAACCTGCCCGACCTCGACGCGCCCGTGTTCGTCGGCCAGCGCGATGCCGACCTGCTTTCCGGAACCTACGACCCGCCGTTGTTCCACCACAAGGGGGCGTTCCATCGCCTCGCTCGCGTGCTCGTCCCGATTCCGGAGCGGTTCGAAATCCTGCCGTTGGAAGACGGCGCAGAAATCGGTGGATTCAGGGCGTATCACACCCCGGGCCACAATCCGGGACATACCGTCTACGTTCACGATGATTTGGAAGTCGGCTTGGTCGGCGACCTCGTCTGGGAGCGCAACGGCGCGCTGACGCCCCCGGAATGGTGGGACTCTTACGACACTCACGAAATTCGACGGAGTATCCGCCGATTCGCCGGATTGGTTCCGACAATCGACGTGCTCTGTATGGGCCACGGGACGCCGATTCTGCGCGATGGTTCGGACGTGCTTTTGAACCTCGTCCGTCGGCTGTGACGAGCGTCACGAAATCGAAATTCCTCCTTGCCGAAAATAAAACTTTTCTTACACAAAGGTCAGTACCCTCGAAGCCGAATCATACTTCGGAGAGTCGAATGGGGGTACGCTATCTCGTCACAGGGGCGACTGGCGCACTGGGGAGTGCCGTCGTCGAACGACTGCTGGAATCGAACCCGGACGACCAGATACGGGTGTTCGTCCGAAGCAAACGACGCTTCCGCGAGCGCTTCCCGAGCCTTCGCGTCGAAATCGTTCGCGGAAACGTTCTCACTCCGCTGAACGTGCGCCGGGCGGTTCGGAACGTGGACGTAGTTTTTCACTGCATCAATGTCCCGCTCACGAACTACTATCACACGCTCGAATCGGCGCGCCTGCTGGTCGCCGCCATCGGTGATGCCGACACGCACGTCGTCTACCCCGGAAATACGTGGGTGTTTGCGGTTCGAGAATCCCTGACAGAAGCGCCACCGATTTCGCCCGACACACCAATCGACCCCCCGTCCCGCGTGGCGAGAATCAAAGCCGAGGCCGAAGAGATGCTGTTTCGAGCGCCGTTTCCGGCGACGGTCGTCCACCTGCCGGATTTCTACGGCCCGGGTGTGACCAACGACCTCGCGCGCCCGTTGTTCGAACGTCCCATCGCCGATACAAACGTGCTGTTTCCCGCTCCTGTAGACGTTCCACACGAGTTCGTCTTCATCGAGGACGCGGCCCGCGCGCTGATTTCCGTGGCCGATTCGTTCCGTGAGGACTCGTCGCGGTGGGTCGAGGCCGACCGCCGATTCACCGTCGGAACTGAACCGACGACGGTTAGCGCTTTCGCGCAAAAGGTCTACGATATGGTCGGAACGAACGGACGAGTCAGGGGACTTCCGACGTGGCTGCTTCGGAGCGGTGCCCTGTTCAGCGATCGAATCGAGGTACTGAGCGAAATTATTCACGTTTTCACACATGATACGACGATGAACGGGAATGCGATTCGAGAACGAGACGGATTCGAACCACAGATCGACTACGAAACGGGCATCGACCGAACTGTCGCGTGGTTCGAGGGGGCACGATAATGGAACTGTGGAATCGGCGTTCGCGGGCGCTGTTCGCCGCCATCGGTCTCGGATTCGGTGGCTATGCGTTCGCCGTCGTTCTCGTCCTGTTCGCCGCAGGCGTGCTTCTCGCGGTCGGCGTTCCGGTCCTCGACCGGCCGTCTCTCACGGTGGCCGTTTCAATCGTCATGGGACAAGGTGTCGCCTTCGGCCTGTTCGCGCTGGCGTATTTGCGATACACCGGCAGAGGGTTCGACTACATCAAGGTTCGAGTTCCGACCATCCGCGATTTCGGCTGGACTGTCGGTGGTTTCGTCGTCTTCTACAGCGGCCTCATCGCTGTCTCTATCGTCCTCGCAACCTTCGGCATCCAGTCGGCACAGAACGAAATCGCCACGCTCGGGGAGCAAGACCCACGAGTTTTTCTCCTCCTGATTCCGCTCTCGTTCCTGCTTATCGGCCCGGGTGAGGAACTGCTCTATCGCGGAGTCGTTCAGGAACGACTCCGCGAATCGTTCGGCCGCTGGCCCGCCATCGCGCTGGCGAGTCTCATCTTCGCGTTCGTCCACGTCTTTTCGCTGCAAGGCCAAGATACGGGTGTCCTCGTCTATCTCGGCATCCTGTTCGTCCTTTCGCCGATTCTCGGTGCGGCCTACGAGTACACGAGAAATCTCGTCGTTCCGTCTCTGATTCACGGCGCGTTCAACGCACTTCAGTTCGGACTGGCGTATCTGATGACGACCGGCCAACTTCCCTCCTGATTTCTCGCCTTCGTTTCTCAGTTCGTTCGCTCCCATCGGACGATGAGAAACTCCGTGTAACCGCCGTATGCGATACCCAGCGACCCCATCCACCAGTTCCACTTTTCGGGAAGCGACTGCTCTTCGGGAGCGTCTCGTAGATTCGAAATAATTGCTTCCGCGGTCAGTTCGACGCCAGCGTCCGTTCGATACTCGCCCGAATCGACGAGGTCGCGCGCCTGTCGAACGACTACTCGTCGCGCTCCCTCGGGCGGGTCAAACTCCTCGCGCAGTCGTCGGTCGAGTTCCGTTGCGTCCATTTAATATCCCACTCCACGTCGAACTACCCATGCCGACGGTTTTCGCAGTGGACGAATACGAGGCACAGGAGTACGACGCCGTACTCGTGCAAAAAAACGCCGTGGTCTGCCTTAACGATGACCCACCGCTTGCTCGCGTCATCCCCTTCGAAAAGGTGAACCACGTCGATGCAGACCCCGAACTGCTGTTGACCGACTCCGAAATCCCGGATTCCTTCTTCGGCGGCGCGGAGTACGCTTTCGTAGATGTCTCCAAATTCAAGCGTATCCGACACCATCTGGAGGAGTTGGAACGAGAACAGTACTGATACTCACGGCTACGCTACAACTGTGACCACGTCGTCGTGATGTCGTGTCCCGGAACGTGCCACCGTTGTTCTGCAACCAGCGTGTCCCGTTTTCGGAGTTCGATACGCGCGTCGAACAGCGGAGACAGTTCCGTTACTACCGGCGATTCGTCCGATACGGGGAGATGAACGTGTTGAATGCCGCGAACGCCGCGAACCAGCGCCGAAGTCCCGCGAAGAAATCGAATCGTTTCGGGACGGTCGTTGGCTTCGAGTATCGATTCGAGTGAGTCGATGCAGACTCTGAGTTCCGCAGGGTCGAGTCCGTCGGCAACGGTATCGAAGTGGCTGATTGCGTGCGCGAGTTCGTCTTGCAGACGGCCGACCTCGCAGTCGCTAGTTCCGATGAATTGGCTTTCCGGTGGTATCGAACGGTCGTCTCCGGTAGATTCGATGATTTCGATGCTCTCGTCGCTTCGTCGCACGTTCGGCGGGAGACTGCGCTCTACGTGTTTGAGAGACGCATCGGTAAACACGAGGAGTCGTTTGCGGTCACGGTGCGGGTCGCCGAGCAGTCGCTGTGTCGCTTGCGCGGTGACGTACTCCGGCACCGCACCCGTCACCAACAGGGTACATCCCTGTCGTTTCAAGGCTTGTAGCGCGATGTCGAAGTCGCAGTCATCCTCGTTCCGACCGCCCTCTCGCACGAATGGCATCTGTACTGACACTCCGACGGATAATAATAAAGCTCTTACTAATTTAAAGAAAAATTATGGATCCTTTTAATGATGTTTCGGTTATTCTCGGCATACTGCACGGCCGTCCGTCCGCAGTTTCCTCGGTCAGCTTTCATCGCCCCCCGTTCGGCCCTGTTCCGCTTGGCTCTGTTTCCCTCGCCTTCGTTTTGTTCGACTCCGTTTCTGATTCGTCCTGCCCGTCCAGTTCATCCCGAACTTCCGATTCGTCCACCGCCGCGCGTTCGCCGGACACGGAATCAGTGCCCGCATACGCCGCCGGAATCGACTCCCCCTGCATCAGTTCCGGAAGCACGATACGGTTGAACTGCACGAGTAGTACGAGCAGTAACGGCCCGATAAACAGTCCGTACCATCCGAACAGCAACGGGCCGAAAATGTATGCGAACAGCATCAGGCCGACGTGTACGGTTCTTCCTCCTGTGTAGCGTCTGATGATTGCTTCCGTCGCGACATCCAACACGAGGACGACCCCCACGACGAACGCGAGCGGAAACCAGAGGGCGGTAATTCCGTCGCCGAGCGCACGAACGAGGAGCAACAGCGCGATTGGAACGTAGACGAGTTTCGTCCCGATGTGTGGCACGAGGCTGGCGATTCCCGTCAGCAGTCCGAGTAAAGTTGGGAGCGGAATCGACAGGCCCGCCGGGGCAACAACGTTGGCGAGGTTGTACGCAATTCCGGCGACGAGCGCGATGACGAATGCGTGGAGGATGCTTCCGAAGTACACCGTCTGGAGGTTGCTATCGACCGCCTTTCCGTAGGTGTAGACCGTCTCTTGCTCGCCATCGATTCGGTGACGAAACCACCGAACGAGTTTGTCGTCGTCTCGGAGCAGGTAGAACGCGAACGCCAGCGCGACGAACAACTGCAAAAGCGTGAGTCCGAACGCGCTCGCCATGTTTGCAACGCCACCGAGCAGTTCCGTCCCGCCAAGTTGGGTGAACACGCTTCGATTTTCGCGTGCGAGTTCGAGTATTCGCTGTGGGCGAACCGTCAGCGACGACAGGTCGAGATACGGTTGAAGCACGCCCTCGTAGCCAGCAATCGAGTTCCCCGCGATTCTCACGACTTCCAGCGCGCTGACCGCCACGGCGTAGGCGACCAACAGGAGGATTGGGAGCAAAATTGCGAACAGCGACGCGATTGCGGTGACGCCCGGATAGCCCAGTCGCGCTTCCAGTCGGTCGTAAATGGGCCGCGTGGCGTAGTACATGAACAGACCGAGTGCGAACGTCCCCGCGAAGGCGTAGAAAACGAACAACATTACCACTCCGAA
The nucleotide sequence above comes from Haladaptatus cibarius D43. Encoded proteins:
- a CDS encoding MBL fold metallo-hydrolase, yielding MAQELTRGVWLLELGFPVFGANAFLVDDGEVTLVDAGLPWFGVRRELRDAGYEVADIDRVLVTHYDIDHIGGLRNLPDLDAPVFVGQRDADLLSGTYDPPLFHHKGAFHRLARVLVPIPERFEILPLEDGAEIGGFRAYHTPGHNPGHTVYVHDDLEVGLVGDLVWERNGALTPPEWWDSYDTHEIRRSIRRFAGLVPTIDVLCMGHGTPILRDGSDVLLNLVRRL
- a CDS encoding NAD-dependent epimerase/dehydratase family protein, translated to MGVRYLVTGATGALGSAVVERLLESNPDDQIRVFVRSKRRFRERFPSLRVEIVRGNVLTPLNVRRAVRNVDVVFHCINVPLTNYYHTLESARLLVAAIGDADTHVVYPGNTWVFAVRESLTEAPPISPDTPIDPPSRVARIKAEAEEMLFRAPFPATVVHLPDFYGPGVTNDLARPLFERPIADTNVLFPAPVDVPHEFVFIEDAARALISVADSFREDSSRWVEADRRFTVGTEPTTVSAFAQKVYDMVGTNGRVRGLPTWLLRSGALFSDRIEVLSEIIHVFTHDTTMNGNAIRERDGFEPQIDYETGIDRTVAWFEGAR
- a CDS encoding CPBP family intramembrane glutamic endopeptidase; its protein translation is MELWNRRSRALFAAIGLGFGGYAFAVVLVLFAAGVLLAVGVPVLDRPSLTVAVSIVMGQGVAFGLFALAYLRYTGRGFDYIKVRVPTIRDFGWTVGGFVVFYSGLIAVSIVLATFGIQSAQNEIATLGEQDPRVFLLLIPLSFLLIGPGEELLYRGVVQERLRESFGRWPAIALASLIFAFVHVFSLQGQDTGVLVYLGILFVLSPILGAAYEYTRNLVVPSLIHGAFNALQFGLAYLMTTGQLPS
- a CDS encoding DUF7504 family protein: MPFVREGGRNEDDCDFDIALQALKRQGCTLLVTGAVPEYVTAQATQRLLGDPHRDRKRLLVFTDASLKHVERSLPPNVRRSDESIEIIESTGDDRSIPPESQFIGTSDCEVGRLQDELAHAISHFDTVADGLDPAELRVCIDSLESILEANDRPETIRFLRGTSALVRGVRGIQHVHLPVSDESPVVTELSPLFDARIELRKRDTLVAEQRWHVPGHDITTTWSQL
- a CDS encoding AI-2E family transporter, giving the protein MSGEEGQLRERARLAWWVVGVAFGVVMLFVFYAFAGTFALGLFMYYATRPIYDRLEARLGYPGVTAIASLFAILLPILLLVAYAVAVSALEVVRIAGNSIAGYEGVLQPYLDLSSLTVRPQRILELARENRSVFTQLGGTELLGGVANMASAFGLTLLQLFVALAFAFYLLRDDDKLVRWFRHRIDGEQETVYTYGKAVDSNLQTVYFGSILHAFVIALVAGIAYNLANVVAPAGLSIPLPTLLGLLTGIASLVPHIGTKLVYVPIALLLLVRALGDGITALWFPLAFVVGVVLVLDVATEAIIRRYTGGRTVHVGLMLFAYIFGPLLFGWYGLFIGPLLLVLLVQFNRIVLPELMQGESIPAAYAGTDSVSGERAAVDESEVRDELDGQDESETESNKTKARETEPSGTGPNGGR